The following are encoded together in the Pleurocapsa sp. FMAR1 genome:
- a CDS encoding NACHT domain-containing protein, which produces MVHISKRSLKASKEGIQLASRAILRFPTKIDFAAELEISRSTVQNFFAGKPVGRENFHKICQELDLLWQEVAELPPEVAKLPKPTAISNEVTENNKIAVNIDRQGDGFSPIPSSMSADLNGAVETISDSVVEQFRNLARGRIWSMCGTMRVLDMSYPKLTEDIYVDTKVYLKIKGRRRLKVDDLHLSQLVVNPQSCDFKFNDEQPKQVEILGDKAAICYSKLIVLGKPGSGKTMFLKHLTLQCLEGGFQSDRIPIFVPLRDFVAYTSSLNLVDYISSQLAEGCQIEINLVRQLLNRGKFLIVLDGLDEVQISNRSVVCQHLRRFTKWFPHNYYIISCRHGVQCCNFEQFTEVEIADFEPKQIQDFAVKWFDPEDTQLSYDFLAKVIKNNSIQEFATNPLLLVLLCIVFEESADFPISRAEIYGEALDIMLRQWDAERAIEREQAGGLTIEQEKELLCKVARRTFERKEYFFKEIELKFYIADYASNLSQLDISRIDAQKVLKSIEAKHGLLVEQAKKVYSFSHLAFQEYLTAKEFVSPCDLAVSIAMLNHLVSHLTDERWREIFLLVAEMSPQADRLFTLISQQIDDFGDRCPQIAAFLEWVNCKAESIIIPRLEHSQERVDLAKVPGGLKVTGCQKEVFRAFYFSLGLGQISDSIGTNFSLMLKLDPHFGEGIAVNADLALDLSLFNLLNLMPILESIHNPALILQRSLKRAISHAIKIEPELTKELQRMKQKITTSQENATQFWLWWHQEGKAWFSDLNSMAMKYRNIAHQWNFNSQQQQVLQQYFQANILLLDCLDHSSYVSSEVRDSIGHQLLKPPKSKTNNLQDTQQMLQPNMAYIV; this is translated from the coding sequence ATGGTACATATTTCCAAGAGATCCTTAAAGGCTTCAAAAGAGGGAATTCAGTTGGCTAGTCGAGCAATACTTAGATTTCCTACAAAAATAGATTTTGCAGCAGAACTAGAAATTTCCCGTTCTACCGTACAGAACTTTTTTGCAGGTAAACCTGTGGGTAGAGAAAATTTCCATAAAATTTGTCAAGAACTCGATCTGCTTTGGCAAGAAGTGGCGGAACTTCCCCCAGAAGTAGCAAAATTACCAAAACCAACAGCAATAAGTAATGAAGTAACTGAAAATAACAAGATCGCTGTTAATATCGATCGACAGGGCGATGGCTTTAGTCCCATTCCATCATCCATGAGTGCAGATTTAAACGGCGCAGTTGAAACAATCTCTGACTCTGTAGTCGAGCAATTTCGGAATTTGGCTAGAGGTAGAATTTGGTCAATGTGTGGGACGATGCGAGTATTAGATATGTCTTATCCTAAACTTACTGAGGATATATATGTTGATACTAAGGTCTACTTAAAAATAAAAGGTAGGCGGAGGCTGAAAGTTGACGATCTCCATTTATCTCAGCTTGTTGTTAATCCTCAGTCTTGTGATTTTAAGTTCAATGACGAGCAGCCAAAACAGGTAGAAATACTTGGTGACAAAGCAGCAATATGCTATTCCAAGTTAATTGTTTTGGGTAAGCCTGGTTCTGGGAAAACCATGTTTTTAAAACATTTGACTTTACAATGTCTTGAAGGTGGATTTCAAAGCGATCGCATTCCTATATTTGTTCCCTTAAGAGATTTTGTAGCTTACACATCATCTTTAAATTTGGTTGACTATATATCTAGTCAGTTAGCTGAAGGTTGTCAAATAGAAATTAATTTGGTTAGACAGTTATTAAATCGAGGCAAATTTCTAATCGTTCTCGATGGACTAGATGAAGTCCAAATTTCCAATCGTAGTGTCGTTTGCCAGCATTTACGCAGATTTACGAAATGGTTTCCCCACAATTATTACATCATTAGCTGTCGTCACGGCGTACAGTGCTGCAATTTTGAACAGTTTACCGAAGTAGAAATTGCTGATTTTGAACCCAAGCAAATTCAAGATTTTGCCGTTAAATGGTTCGATCCTGAAGATACTCAACTAAGTTACGACTTTCTAGCCAAAGTAATCAAGAATAATTCAATTCAAGAGTTTGCGACTAACCCACTATTATTGGTTCTGTTGTGCATTGTGTTTGAAGAATCAGCCGATTTTCCCATTAGCCGTGCTGAAATATATGGGGAAGCTTTGGATATCATGCTCAGACAGTGGGATGCAGAGCGGGCGATAGAAAGGGAGCAAGCGGGGGGATTGACTATAGAACAAGAAAAAGAATTACTTTGTAAAGTTGCTCGCAGAACTTTTGAGCGCAAAGAATATTTCTTCAAAGAAATAGAGCTAAAATTTTATATTGCCGACTATGCAAGTAACCTGAGCCAATTAGATATATCCCGAATTGATGCCCAGAAAGTTCTCAAATCGATTGAAGCCAAACATGGTTTGTTAGTAGAACAAGCCAAAAAGGTTTATTCATTTTCTCATTTAGCATTTCAAGAATATTTAACAGCTAAAGAATTTGTTTCTCCCTGCGATTTAGCTGTATCTATAGCGATGTTAAATCATTTGGTTAGCCACCTAACAGACGAGAGATGGCGCGAAATCTTCTTGTTGGTGGCAGAAATGTCACCTCAAGCAGATCGATTATTTACCCTAATAAGTCAACAAATCGATGACTTTGGCGATCGCTGTCCCCAGATTGCAGCGTTTTTGGAATGGGTAAACTGTAAAGCTGAGTCGATAATTATTCCCAGATTAGAGCATTCTCAAGAGAGAGTCGATCTAGCCAAAGTTCCTGGCGGTTTAAAAGTAACTGGATGCCAAAAAGAAGTATTTCGAGCATTTTACTTTAGTTTGGGATTAGGTCAGATTTCAGATAGTATCGGCACTAACTTTTCTTTAATGTTAAAGCTCGATCCCCACTTTGGTGAGGGGATCGCTGTCAATGCAGACTTAGCGTTAGATTTGAGCTTATTTAATCTTTTGAACTTGATGCCCATTTTAGAATCAATACATAATCCCGCACTAATTTTGCAACGTTCGCTCAAGCGAGCAATTAGTCATGCTATAAAAATTGAGCCAGAGCTAACTAAAGAATTACAAAGAATGAAACAAAAAATTACTACTTCTCAAGAAAATGCAACTCAGTTTTGGCTGTGGTGGCATCAAGAGGGAAAAGCTTGGTTTAGCGATCTCAACTCCATGGCAATGAAGTATCGTAATATAGCTCATCAATGGAATTTTAATTCTCAGCAGCAACAAGTTCTCCAACAATATTTTCAGGCTAATATATTGTTATTGGATTGTCTCGATCACAGTAGCTATGTAAGTTCTGAAGTTAGAGACAGTATTGGGCATCAATTATTAAAGCCTCCTAAAAGCAAAACAAATAACCTGCAAGACACCCAACAAATGTTGCAACCAAACATGGCTTATATTGTCTAG
- a CDS encoding holo-ACP synthase produces MHLGKFSQLIIIEQEIYFIEEMQLRSLQNRTDIFSAYEQNYCLNKPSPLLSVAGLWCAKQAFIKATNRLNLNFPDFNYLDLEVRHRDSGQPKMLLQNKLRQQLGENINVEIAIAHEKTLAVASVVFWRNDRI; encoded by the coding sequence ATGCACTTAGGCAAATTCTCACAATTAATTATTATTGAGCAGGAAATATATTTTATCGAAGAAATGCAGTTGCGATCGCTCCAAAATCGAACTGATATATTTTCTGCTTACGAACAAAATTATTGCCTCAACAAGCCAAGTCCTTTATTATCTGTTGCTGGTTTATGGTGCGCCAAACAAGCCTTCATCAAAGCTACCAATAGATTAAACTTAAACTTTCCCGATTTTAACTACCTGGACTTAGAAGTTAGACATCGTGATAGTGGTCAACCCAAAATGCTGCTTCAGAATAAATTAAGACAGCAGTTGGGAGAAAATATCAATGTAGAAATAGCGATCGCCCACGAGAAAACTTTAGCTGTAGCCAGCGTCGTTTTTTGGCGTAATGACAGAATTTAA
- a CDS encoding Rieske 2Fe-2S domain-containing protein, protein MEFLKNYWYPLALSSEVPADKPYSTSLLNEPLVLFRDGDNQVICLYDSCPHQGVPLSRGQVKNGNVECPYHGWQFGEGGECKKIPSMAEDAPMPKGAKCNFAYPTEEKLGVVWVFAGDRAAMTPLRLPEGTTEEGWRHEVIIKELDASHKLMIAGALDFAHFPFLHTQTIAKKEQRNYLRPLDVSLEKYEHGMNMKVKNPDGEYNDFVYFFEPPCLVKVLIEPKPGWKLIANDYFVPLTENKTRIFVFECRDWLVWNPLVTFGLKKKASKILEEDFPILMMQQEWHEKGYGDWKCTVKADLLSLRYRQWYDRLEREFAAQSSGTSFQHFDKSIAEKTHTNV, encoded by the coding sequence ATGGAATTTCTCAAAAATTATTGGTATCCTTTAGCTTTATCATCAGAAGTACCCGCCGACAAGCCTTATAGTACTTCACTATTGAATGAACCATTGGTGCTGTTCCGAGACGGAGATAATCAGGTTATTTGTCTTTACGACTCTTGCCCTCATCAAGGTGTTCCTCTATCTCGCGGTCAAGTTAAAAATGGCAACGTAGAATGCCCTTATCACGGCTGGCAATTTGGCGAGGGAGGAGAATGTAAAAAAATTCCCTCAATGGCAGAAGATGCTCCTATGCCCAAAGGTGCTAAATGTAACTTTGCCTATCCTACAGAAGAAAAGCTGGGGGTAGTATGGGTATTTGCTGGCGATCGCGCTGCGATGACACCTTTACGTCTGCCAGAAGGGACAACCGAAGAGGGTTGGAGACACGAAGTAATTATTAAAGAATTAGATGCCTCCCATAAGCTCATGATTGCTGGAGCATTGGATTTTGCTCATTTTCCCTTCCTGCATACCCAAACCATTGCTAAGAAAGAGCAGCGAAATTATTTGCGCCCGTTGGACGTTAGTTTAGAGAAATACGAACACGGGATGAATATGAAGGTGAAAAATCCTGACGGCGAATATAATGATTTTGTCTACTTTTTTGAGCCACCCTGCTTAGTTAAAGTTTTGATTGAACCAAAACCAGGTTGGAAGCTGATTGCTAATGATTACTTTGTTCCACTGACAGAAAACAAAACTAGAATATTTGTCTTTGAGTGTCGCGACTGGCTAGTTTGGAATCCGTTAGTTACCTTTGGACTGAAGAAGAAAGCTAGCAAAATATTGGAAGAAGATTTTCCCATCTTGATGATGCAGCAGGAATGGCACGAAAAAGGTTATGGAGACTGGAAATGTACTGTTAAGGCAGATTTGCTTTCTCTACGCTACCGTCAATGGTACGATCGCCTGGAAAGAGAATTTGCGGCTCAATCTTCTGGTACATCCTTTCAACATTTTGACAAAAGCATAGCTGAAAAAACCCACACGAATGTTTAA
- a CDS encoding methyltransferase — MGKATKKNKVVLVMQLQQKNVQPRLDIKAKMALLQMSSGYWISQSLYAVAKLGIADLLKDGAENYKQLAKITDTDSQSLYRLLRALASVGIFAEEESGNFTLTEIAQGLRSDIPESMRDSILLGGEEYYHAWSNLLYSLKTGENAFEREYGMPVFDYYSQNAESGEVFDRAMDNISEAIKPAIVNGYDFSEITTLVDVGGGNGSLIAAILKANPHLQGTLFDQPDAIATAESLLNADQIQDRCETVEGDFFESVPSGADAYFLKYILHNWDDDQAIAILRNCYQAMPANGKLLIVEQVIPPGNEPFSGKLIDLHMLVTLGGRERTAAEYQSLLEASGFSLNKIIPTRSNVSIIEGVK, encoded by the coding sequence ATGGGTAAAGCGACTAAAAAAAATAAAGTGGTTCTGGTCATGCAATTACAGCAAAAGAATGTACAGCCTCGTTTAGACATCAAGGCAAAAATGGCATTGCTACAAATGTCAAGCGGTTACTGGATTTCACAATCGCTTTATGCTGTTGCCAAATTGGGAATTGCAGATTTACTCAAAGACGGTGCGGAAAATTACAAACAACTAGCCAAGATTACAGATACAGATTCTCAATCTCTCTATCGATTATTACGGGCATTAGCAAGCGTGGGCATTTTTGCCGAAGAGGAATCTGGTAATTTTACCCTAACTGAGATCGCCCAAGGACTTCGTAGTGATATTCCAGAATCGATGCGAGACTCAATTCTATTAGGAGGAGAAGAATACTACCACGCTTGGAGTAATTTACTTTATAGCTTAAAAACAGGCGAAAACGCATTTGAGCGAGAGTATGGGATGCCCGTATTTGACTATTACAGTCAAAATGCCGAGTCTGGGGAAGTATTTGATCGCGCCATGGACAATATCTCCGAAGCAATTAAACCTGCTATTGTCAATGGCTATGACTTTTCAGAAATTACAACTTTGGTAGATGTTGGTGGTGGTAACGGTAGTCTAATTGCAGCTATACTCAAAGCCAATCCTCATCTTCAAGGGACTTTGTTCGATCAGCCAGATGCGATCGCTACTGCTGAGTCACTCTTAAACGCCGATCAAATACAAGATCGCTGTGAAACAGTCGAAGGAGATTTTTTTGAGTCTGTACCTAGTGGTGCCGATGCTTATTTTTTAAAATACATACTGCACAATTGGGATGACGACCAGGCGATCGCTATTTTACGCAACTGTTATCAAGCAATGCCAGCCAACGGTAAGCTGCTGATAGTCGAACAGGTTATTCCTCCTGGTAATGAGCCATTTTCGGGCAAACTAATCGATTTACATATGTTGGTAACGTTGGGCGGTCGCGAACGTACCGCAGCCGAATATCAATCGCTTCTAGAAGCATCTGGCTTTAGCTTAAATAAAATTATTCCTACTCGCTCTAACGTCAGCATTATTGAAGGAGTTAAGTAG
- a CDS encoding calcium-binding protein: MNSFNFTQLSDTIAPPYTSFANPAINAKGDIAFEGFLSSDLPPTGIFYANNFQDNFESRTVVDNSEIFLDTGAFQPVFDPSINDWGQVAFIQNETSILTDENGAPIFDENGAPIIQLDRASIQVGNGEQEPSTLIESTEPFNSFAGANLNNRGTVVYVAGNLLDVPVDFPVTSTISTVSDGQIAEIASTDGIFSGFNVSLDTIGGDGPITALDISPSINENDEVAFNAGLDAGGRGIFVGDGETITEVANSKGKFDLFSNPNINDEGATAFLTQRDDGSRGIYLNGYGETELLVDDGGRFSFFNSEPALNNNGEVAFYAELDDGSAGIYVASELGSSLVASVGDEVAGVKIEELVIVQDGLNDSGQVAFQAQLEDGTFAILRADPISNPTHNNDRLYGDVGNNYIDGCTGNDLIVGGKGNDTLLGGKGNDILRGGEGYDILTGGAGHDTLVGGDNADIFELASDSGIDQILDYSDGIDKFSLDSHLQFDCLVVSQQDNNTEISLSSTGDVLASLYDIDAQEIDILDFV, from the coding sequence ATGAATAGCTTTAACTTTACACAACTATCCGATACTATTGCACCGCCCTATACATCTTTTGCTAATCCTGCAATCAACGCAAAAGGTGATATTGCTTTTGAAGGTTTTCTCAGTTCAGATTTACCTCCAACTGGTATTTTCTATGCTAATAATTTTCAAGACAATTTTGAAAGTAGAACTGTTGTAGACAATAGCGAAATATTCCTAGATACGGGAGCTTTTCAGCCTGTTTTTGACCCATCAATTAACGACTGGGGGCAAGTTGCTTTTATTCAGAATGAAACGAGCATTTTAACTGATGAAAATGGCGCACCGATTTTTGATGAGAATGGCGCACCAATAATACAGTTGGATAGAGCTTCGATTCAAGTTGGCAACGGCGAACAAGAACCATCTACCTTGATTGAAAGTACCGAACCATTTAATTCTTTTGCTGGTGCTAATTTAAACAATCGCGGTACGGTTGTCTACGTTGCAGGGAATCTATTAGATGTACCAGTGGATTTTCCAGTCACAAGCACAATCTCTACCGTGAGCGATGGACAGATCGCAGAAATTGCTTCGACTGACGGTATTTTTAGTGGCTTTAATGTAAGTTTAGATACGATTGGTGGTGATGGGCCAATAACAGCTTTAGACATATCGCCCTCGATTAATGAGAATGACGAGGTAGCATTTAATGCAGGTTTAGATGCAGGGGGACGAGGTATTTTTGTCGGTGATGGGGAAACAATTACCGAAGTTGCCAACAGTAAGGGAAAGTTCGATCTATTTAGCAACCCAAATATCAATGATGAAGGTGCAACGGCATTTTTAACCCAGCGAGATGATGGTAGTCGTGGTATTTATCTCAATGGTTATGGGGAAACTGAATTACTAGTAGATGATGGTGGGCGTTTTAGCTTTTTTAATTCTGAACCTGCTCTTAACAACAATGGAGAGGTAGCTTTCTACGCTGAATTAGACGACGGCAGTGCAGGTATTTATGTTGCCTCGGAGTTGGGAAGCAGTCTAGTTGCTTCTGTAGGAGATGAAGTCGCTGGAGTCAAAATCGAAGAATTAGTGATTGTTCAAGATGGACTGAACGATTCAGGTCAAGTTGCTTTTCAAGCTCAACTCGAAGATGGTACTTTCGCTATTCTCCGCGCCGATCCTATTTCCAATCCTACCCATAATAACGATCGCCTGTACGGCGATGTCGGGAATAACTATATTGATGGTTGTACTGGAAACGACCTAATTGTAGGCGGGAAAGGAAACGACACCCTATTGGGTGGAAAAGGAAATGATATTCTGCGAGGTGGAGAAGGATATGACATTCTCACTGGTGGAGCAGGTCATGATACCTTGGTTGGTGGCGATAATGCCGATATATTTGAGCTTGCGTCTGATAGTGGAATAGACCAAATTCTTGATTACTCTGATGGAATAGATAAGTTTTCTTTAGATAGTCATTTACAATTTGATTGTTTAGTAGTGTCGCAGCAAGATAACAATACCGAAATTAGTTTGTCTTCCACAGGAGATGTACTGGCTTCACTGTACGATATAGATGCCCAGGAGATCGACATATTAGATTTTGTCTAG
- a CDS encoding MFS transporter, translating into MKRHNPDSFLIKATLLLISTLTVMAGAAIAPSLPAMEKHFADVENAEYLVKLALTIPALFIALFSFIVGMSINRIGRKRLLLFSTLLFACAGSAGFILNSLWAIILSRALLGMSAAGTMTGVMTIISDYYPGQKRASFMGLQAAAMGLGGMVFAAVGGISADFNWRFPFLIYILAFFVFILTAIALYEPEEDKHENNKKLAFVLPKESIGIIYGLGLIYMVAYYLIFVQLPFYLLEISNASAAQSGIALAVSTLAGAIASSQYGAIKKRLDFSIIIIIAFALTAVGQFIMGFGDSYRVELCGLIIAGVGFGLVMPNFSNWLATIVPNHFRGRVLGGLTTFLFLGQFISPIISQPIVNVVGFSNTYSLSAILLLQLAITLLVVKISTAFIAEKI; encoded by the coding sequence ATGAAGCGACACAACCCTGATTCATTTTTGATCAAAGCGACTCTGTTGCTAATTAGTACCTTAACTGTGATGGCTGGCGCAGCGATCGCACCATCCTTACCAGCAATGGAAAAGCATTTTGCCGATGTGGAGAATGCCGAATATTTAGTCAAATTGGCTTTAACTATCCCCGCTTTGTTTATTGCTCTTTTTAGCTTCATAGTCGGAATGTCAATCAACCGCATTGGACGTAAGCGATTGCTGTTGTTTTCAACTCTGCTTTTTGCCTGTGCGGGGAGTGCGGGTTTTATTTTAAATTCCTTATGGGCTATTATCTTGAGCCGAGCCTTACTTGGTATGTCGGCAGCAGGTACAATGACTGGGGTAATGACAATTATTAGCGACTACTATCCAGGTCAAAAGCGTGCCAGCTTTATGGGTCTACAAGCTGCTGCAATGGGTTTGGGAGGGATGGTATTTGCTGCTGTAGGGGGAATAAGTGCCGATTTTAACTGGCGTTTTCCTTTTTTAATTTATATATTGGCTTTTTTCGTTTTTATTTTAACGGCGATCGCTCTATACGAACCCGAAGAAGATAAGCATGAGAATAATAAAAAGCTGGCTTTTGTATTGCCTAAAGAATCAATCGGCATAATCTATGGTTTGGGACTGATTTATATGGTTGCGTACTACTTAATTTTTGTACAGCTACCGTTTTATCTGCTAGAAATTAGTAATGCCAGCGCAGCCCAAAGCGGTATCGCCCTAGCGGTTTCTACTCTAGCAGGGGCGATCGCTTCTTCTCAATATGGTGCAATTAAAAAACGTCTCGATTTCAGCATCATCATAATTATTGCCTTTGCATTGACGGCAGTTGGTCAATTTATTATGGGTTTTGGAGACAGCTATCGAGTAGAGTTGTGCGGTTTGATTATCGCAGGAGTGGGATTTGGTCTAGTTATGCCCAACTTTAGCAACTGGCTAGCGACTATTGTACCTAATCATTTTCGTGGTCGAGTTTTGGGCGGATTAACTACTTTCTTATTTCTAGGTCAGTTTATTTCACCAATTATCAGTCAACCGATCGTCAACGTTGTCGGCTTTAGTAATACCTATAGTTTGAGTGCTATTTTACTGCTACAGCTAGCCATAACTCTTTTGGTAGTCAAAATTTCCACGGCATTTATCGCCGAGAAAATTTGA
- a CDS encoding YjdF family protein yields MKLSILFESPFWIALLEKESDGLLYAARHVFGSEPSSENVYEFILSGEYKNLVEGMTVGLLNKRSRQRSINPKRLQRQIRQEKERSGISNQSREVMRLQQEQNKKERASTSKEERERKRNYKRELATNKRKQKHRGR; encoded by the coding sequence ATGAAACTCTCAATTTTATTTGAATCTCCTTTTTGGATTGCCTTACTCGAAAAAGAAAGTGACGGCTTATTATATGCAGCGCGTCATGTTTTTGGTTCCGAACCAAGTTCAGAAAACGTTTATGAATTTATTTTGAGTGGGGAATATAAAAATTTAGTTGAGGGTATGACTGTAGGCTTACTGAATAAGCGATCGCGCCAACGCAGTATCAATCCCAAACGTCTGCAACGTCAAATTAGACAAGAAAAAGAGCGATCGGGTATTTCTAATCAATCGCGAGAAGTTATGCGACTTCAGCAAGAGCAAAATAAAAAAGAGCGTGCTTCAACATCTAAAGAAGAACGAGAAAGGAAACGCAACTATAAACGTGAATTAGCCACAAACAAAAGAAAACAGAAACATCGTGGCAGATAA
- a CDS encoding ABC exporter membrane fusion protein, which produces MTGQTVNKGRIAVSLAALASLIPGLAALYFWRLQANPPVATTAPEAVPVPQVPVARNVTSLGRVEPKGEVITVSGTVGSRISQLLVDEGEQLEKGQEIAYLEDHDEKQAEKNLAASKLAEARTRYDSVTKFTNAQIEEAMTRIEQIKTPQSFEVAAQKATVKQLSAESEIAQKNYQRNQYLVKEGAVSQEILDEKAVDYFSKKGELENAKAQLSQFTDTRQRDLSNAEAQLQSAKASQAQAQSEIEVQSSQSNLELAEASLERTIIRAPRSGEVLDVVTRSGEVIADKGILQLGDVDQMYVVAEIYESDIGKIKLGQQAIISDPSLPRKLTGTVERISSQINKKDILDTDPAADIDSRIIEAKIRLNPKDSSVVSGLINLQVDVEIKSADVAIKS; this is translated from the coding sequence ATGACAGGACAAACTGTAAACAAAGGTCGCATAGCGGTCTCTCTGGCTGCATTAGCTTCGTTGATCCCAGGTCTAGCTGCACTATATTTTTGGCGACTTCAGGCTAACCCGCCCGTGGCAACTACCGCTCCTGAAGCTGTTCCTGTTCCTCAAGTACCAGTTGCCAGAAACGTAACTTCTTTGGGTCGTGTTGAACCAAAGGGGGAAGTTATTACAGTTAGCGGGACTGTTGGTAGTCGCATTAGCCAATTGTTGGTCGATGAAGGTGAGCAGTTAGAAAAAGGGCAGGAGATCGCTTATTTAGAAGATCATGACGAAAAACAAGCTGAGAAGAACCTAGCTGCTAGTAAGTTAGCAGAAGCTCGTACGCGTTATGATAGCGTCACAAAATTTACCAATGCTCAAATTGAAGAAGCGATGACTCGTATCGAGCAGATCAAAACACCTCAATCTTTTGAAGTTGCTGCTCAAAAAGCTACAGTCAAGCAATTATCAGCCGAGTCAGAGATTGCCCAGAAAAATTATCAACGCAACCAGTATTTAGTCAAAGAAGGGGCAGTTTCTCAAGAAATTTTGGATGAAAAAGCAGTCGATTACTTTAGTAAAAAAGGTGAACTAGAAAATGCTAAAGCGCAGTTATCACAGTTCACTGATACACGCCAAAGAGATTTAAGCAATGCTGAAGCCCAATTACAGTCTGCCAAAGCTTCTCAAGCTCAAGCTCAAAGTGAAATCGAAGTTCAGTCTTCACAAAGTAATTTGGAACTAGCAGAAGCAAGTTTAGAGCGTACCATAATTCGCGCACCGCGATCGGGTGAAGTTTTGGACGTAGTGACTCGTTCAGGGGAGGTTATTGCCGACAAAGGCATTTTGCAGCTTGGTGATGTCGATCAAATGTATGTGGTTGCAGAAATTTATGAAAGCGATATTGGCAAGATTAAACTAGGTCAACAAGCAATTATTAGCGATCCAAGTTTGCCCAGAAAGCTTACAGGTACAGTAGAGCGAATTAGTTCGCAGATCAATAAAAAAGACATTTTAGATACCGATCCTGCTGCCGATATAGATTCGAGGATAATTGAAGCCAAAATTCGTTTAAACCCTAAAGATAGTTCTGTAGTCTCAGGTTTAATTAATTTACAGGTTGATGTAGAAATCAAATCAGCCGATGTTGCCATAAAGTCTTAA
- the devC gene encoding ABC transporter permease DevC: MRSLIPPLAWLQLTREKTRLLVALAGIAFAVILMLMQLGFRDALFDSAVRIHHQLKSDIFILNSESLSLIELKEFSQRRLYQTLGIPGVESVSPIYIGYGSWKNPQTGGKRSLMTIGIDLEHNVLDLPAVKRNLPALREDDSVLFDSESRPEFGDIAKLLKQKSRVTVELEDRRVTVKGLFNLGASFGSDGTAITSDLNFIRIFNQQRSKGLIDIGAISLKKGASTAQTIQEIQKSLPQDIQVLSKAQFIELEKSYWRGSTAIGFIFTIGAILGFVVGTVIVYQILYADVTDQLVEYATLKAIGYSNFYLSKLVFQEAVLLSILGFIPGFAICLQLYQGAREGSGLPLEMTLKRSLTVFFLTILMCAISGLIAMRKTRSADPADIF, translated from the coding sequence ATGCGTAGTCTAATTCCACCCTTGGCATGGTTGCAATTAACTAGAGAGAAAACTCGTTTGTTAGTGGCATTAGCAGGTATTGCCTTTGCAGTAATTTTGATGCTGATGCAGCTAGGTTTTCGCGATGCTCTTTTTGATAGTGCAGTCAGAATACATCATCAGTTAAAGAGCGATATATTTATTCTCAACTCCGAGTCCCTTTCTCTGATTGAATTAAAAGAGTTTTCTCAAAGACGCTTATATCAAACTCTAGGGATACCTGGAGTTGAGTCTGTTAGTCCCATATATATTGGTTACGGTTCTTGGAAAAATCCCCAAACGGGAGGAAAACGTAGTCTGATGACTATTGGGATCGATCTTGAGCATAATGTCTTGGACTTGCCCGCAGTTAAGCGAAATTTGCCTGCACTCAGAGAAGACGACTCAGTTTTATTCGATAGCGAATCGCGACCAGAATTTGGCGATATTGCTAAGCTATTGAAGCAAAAATCTAGGGTCACGGTTGAATTGGAAGACCGCCGTGTTACCGTAAAAGGTTTGTTTAATCTTGGAGCTTCTTTTGGTTCTGATGGTACTGCGATCACTAGCGATCTTAACTTTATTCGTATTTTTAATCAACAACGCTCAAAGGGTTTAATCGATATAGGTGCAATATCGCTCAAAAAAGGTGCATCAACCGCCCAAACTATTCAAGAAATACAAAAGAGTTTACCCCAGGACATTCAAGTATTGTCAAAAGCTCAGTTTATCGAGTTAGAGAAAAGTTACTGGCGAGGCAGTACTGCTATTGGCTTTATCTTTACCATAGGCGCAATACTGGGTTTTGTCGTGGGTACGGTAATTGTCTATCAAATTCTTTATGCTGATGTTACCGACCAACTAGTTGAGTATGCCACTCTCAAGGCAATAGGCTATAGCAACTTTTATTTATCTAAACTTGTATTTCAAGAAGCAGTACTGCTCTCTATTCTAGGATTTATTCCTGGATTCGCTATATGCTTACAGCTTTACCAAGGTGCTAGGGAAGGGTCTGGTCTACCTCTGGAAATGACTTTAAAACGAAGCCTAACGGTTTTTTTCCTGACTATATTAATGTGTGCCATTTCAGGATTAATTGCTATGCGTAAAACTCGCTCTGCCGATCCTGCCGATATTTTTTAA